The Tripterygium wilfordii isolate XIE 37 chromosome 21, ASM1340144v1, whole genome shotgun sequence genome segment GATTTGCACTCAGTTGGTTAGCTCGAAGCTCCACAATATTAGTTTCtccttattttattattacccaaataaaatttaaaatgtttacaaaatatatttgagttatatattaattttaaaatatttaatattaattataagtaaaaatatattagtaaaaaataattaataataaactaaagtatttattaatttataataaactaaaaataaatattctcaaCGACTTTATTTTAAAAGTAAAAATTCTTaacggttatatttgaaaaacaaatattcCCAACAACtatatttgattgttgaagATGAACGACATTTATACGTCCAACTTGACATTGCATTTTGATTAGATTGAAGATGGTCCTCCTACGCCAGTAGCTctcaaattcataaaaaatttgAGTCTCAAATTCCAATCTAAAGGCTGTAGTTTTGTCACATAAGGTTTTATCCAATGGTGAggatttgaatttatatttacaaACTTGTGAGAGGTTTTTGAATGgaagagagaaacaaatataGAGACAAgtgtaaaattattttttatatatgattatGTGGCAAAACTACAACCTTTAGATTGGAATTTTAAACTCTCAAATTTTTTAGAAATTTGAGAGCCCCAAATCCATGCCAGTATTGCAGCACTAGGAAGATTATATATTTCCTATATGAGCAAACATGATCAAACAGTTAGCATTATCTAGGGAGCATAGCTCTTGCGATTTCTAGATCAATACCTaattaatatttcattttcattttataaaGATTAGTAGGGAACAGGGGCGGAGTCAATGTAGGCGCAGAGCCCATCCtcaatttttgaaataaattaaaCGGAGAATGCCATATTGGTGCCCACTTAATGAAAGTTAGACAATtaggtgaaaaaaaaatttgtttgccaCACAAGAACCTTTTTTCCTAATAAgtacttgttttatttgtttcattatttCGTATTCCGAGTTTGCCTTTCTCTCATATATTTCCTGTTTTACGCGAGTTTTCTATTTTTGAGAAAGCTTTATTCAGATTTTCTCTGTGATTTTGGTTTTGTGATTGATCGCATTGATTCGAGACGAATTGATATGTTTCTCTAATCTCACGACTCAATTTACCTGGCTTCATGCATATTGTCAAATCGATATTTGATATCGGTAAGGAAAATCTTcgatggacttttttttttggattgattTAGTTTTGAATCGTGGATAATGGAGGAAGAGGTGATGTTTCTTTGTAAGTTTGGTTTAGATACTTTAGTGTTGAAGATTCGTAGTGGTTTCGAATTTAACAGTTTAATTAGCAGTTTATGTGAGAACTGGAGTTGTTTGGATAGTAATAATGTCATTATGTGTTATTCTCTTCCTGGACATCCTAGGTGCCTTTTGAGGAAGGATAACGAGCTGGACATGATGATTTTGTTGCCTCGTTCGTTTGGTTTGAATGTTGTCGATGTTactgttactgtttcaaatctTTCTAAAGATGCAGATGTTGAGACATATGCTAATGAAGAAACGATAACATTAACTAATACGAATGCCTTTTTGAGTTGTAATTCTGCTGATGTTTCAAACGTCGTGCTTCATAGGGGAAAGCATCATGTTACtgataaaatagtaacatcatCCAATGTTACAGTTTTAGGTAATGAAGATACGTTGTTGTATAATCAACATGCTTCATCTACTAACAGAGTTTTGCTTTCTTCTCGTTGGTCTAATGGAATTAGTCATGTTGGGCAGGTATTTGATGGAGGTTTAGACCAATTTAGATATGCACTTTGTAGGTATTCAGTTATGATAGGTTTCAAGTTCAATTATGTGAAAAATAATAAGGATAAGGTGGcaattgagtgttctgagaagtataAGAAGAATTGTAATTGGTATGTATATGCATCGATTTCCATGGTGAATGGATCTTGCATTGTGAAGAAATTTGTTTAAGAGCATAGTTGTCAATTAGTTTTATGTACTGGTGATTCTAGAAGGTTGAGTTTCAACAACATAGTCGAGCTTATTCAAGATAATATCATAGTTAATCACTCTTTAGCCCCAGCTGAGGTTGTAAATCTTATGCTTTGATAATACCATACAAAAAGGCATGGAGAGCAATAAATAAGGCTAAGGCCACGTTGTTTGGTGACTCGGCTGAGTCTTTCAAGCTTTTAAGGTGGTATGTGGAGGCTGCAGTTACGAATAATCCTGGTAGCCACATTGTTTTAGATGTGAATATACCCAAATTTCATTATAAGTTCATTTCTTTTAATACAAAATAAGCCCTAATAAGCCAACTCTCCACAAGCTCTAATAAACTCAACTCTCCACAAGTCCTAATAAGCCCATTTCTTTCCCCTAAACGTCATACGAGATATCAAACTAAGTCAAGAGAACTTGTCTTGTTGTCTCCATctgattttcttcaaattcatcAATTGATTCTCAAAAAATACATCGTTCTATTGGCCTTCTTCAAAGCCGGAGGTGAGAGGTCTCTCCTTATCTCTGTGTATCTTTAATTTTGAATGGTTACTATAATATTACTAGTCGACTTCTAAGCTTTCGAACGGCTTATTCATACCTTCTCTGAGCTAGCTTTAGACTAGACAAAAGGGTATGAGTATGAGTATGTAGCTGAAGAGAGAGAGTACTAAGAGTTAGGCTCTTAGAGttgaaaattaaattgtaaGACTTTATCATCATATTAATATATGGATATATTTGGACTATTTTTTATTGGATATTTGTAAATAgctctaaaaaaatttcaaatgcgCTACCCCCGAACCCCCATAAACCTTTTCGCTCTCTCCTATAGACCTAGTCCCCTCTCATAACATTTCCTAGATCCGTCCCTCGTCAGGGACCTGCACAATGAGCTGATATTGAGTAAACATGAGCATTGAAGACGATACTGTAGCCAAATCCTTGACCAAATGCAAATTACAGgggttttttttctcaatattcTTGTGACCAAATTTTGGTCAAACTTACTTTGTTCTcatgtgaaaaatttatgtgtgtaTGGGTCGGATGGCTTGAATTTAGACTCTAAATGTTTAAAGTgtaaaattatataatattgttgtccgtttccttttttttttcgtcCTAATATTTGACTTTTCAATTGTTTTATTCAACTTGTCTTGAGTGACGAGAAAGATAACCTAAACTAACCAAAGCGCTTTGACTAGGTACTCCCATgcgagaaaatattcagtggtcaCTGCACGCCACGCCATCACCCTGATATGGTGTGCATGTTCCATTGGATATTTGACACATGGTAACTTTAATCTTAGTCAACAAAATGTATCTGaagtaaatattttaaaataaatcaaatcatattaatgaaataatgtttaaagaaaataaaataatcctgCAAAAATGTATTTGCACTTGACGGAATCGTCGCTAAGAACTCGACGGAGAGCACAATCCTCCGCAAACAACCAATATTGCAATAGCTTAGTCTCCGACCTCTCCGTATGAAACTTGCACCTTTTTTCGTttgcatttcattcttcaatttTCATGATTATTGAAGGGGTTTTGCAGTCTTGGGTATTTGAATCAATAGGGGAACAGGGCTGAAGAATCAAAGGGGATCTGACTCTGGTAGTCTCATGGTCGGGATAATCATGAAAGGGGTTTTACAATTTTGAGTGTTTGAATCAATAGGCGAGCAGGACTGAAGAATCAAAGGGGATCTTACTCTGGTAGTCTCATTGTGGGAATCGAGAAGCTTTAATGGAAGAGCGTAAGGAGCAGTGTGAGAAAAGAGAGACAAATGAAGCTTTCATGGCGTTGAGCTTTATGTGAGAGAAGGTTTGTTAGTGGTGTTTAAGTGAGACGAACAGAAAAGTGGAGACGGCGCGTGGTGTTTTAAGCGCGTGAGACAACACTAATATAATTTATCTGTAAGACTGTAAGCAATTTCTCTGACTGGATTAAAGTCACCACATGTCAAATATTCAGTGGAACATGCACACCACATCAGCATGATGACGTGGTGTGCAGTGACCACTGAATAAACCCTAAATATTTTCTCCCTCGCATGCAACCCAATCTTCAGTTGTAACCTGTCCCAATCAATGCTTTATGAGTTGACTTTATGTTATTCTCTTTTACCTCCAAAATTGAAAAACCGAAGTTGCTTTATCAGCTAGTATGGTGCAGAAAACCATTTCTATGAAACAAAGAACATGAGAGATTCATGAGGTGTGTCTATGAACTTTGTGGTTCTCTTTCTGCTTGGCTTCCTTCTTAGCCTCACCAGCGAAGCAGCACCCACTTTCTATCACCACTACTGCGGAAGGTCACCAAATTTCACACCCAATCCTCCTTACCAATCCAATAGTACTTACGAAACCAATCTCAATTCTCTCCTCGCTTCTCTAGTCTCTAACGCCACTAACATCTATGGATTCTACAACACAACTACTGGTCAAGCCCCTCCTGATGTGGCGTAAGAGGCCTACATTTGGTACGATGTGTGCTTGCTGCGTTACTTGAATCGTTCCTTCTTTTCTAGAGAGTACGTAGTACCTGGGAACGGTATACCTGATCGAATGAATGTTACAAAGCCAGGCCGCTTCAATCAGTTGTTGGCTGCAACACTTAATGAGTTAGCGAGTAGAGCTGCGAGTGATTATTCGGGTAAAAAGTTTGCTATGGAAGAGAAAGAGTTTACTAGTAATCAGACGCTCTACACTCTGGTGCAGCGCACGCCGGATTTATCCGAGGCTGGTTGCTTTCGATGTCTTCAAAGCGCGACTAGTTCTCTTCCACAGTGCTGTTCTGGCGGACAGGGTGCAACAGTATTTCTTGGGAGTTGTTTTCTTAGATTCGAAATGTACCCATTTTACTGGATAAGCTCCACAGATCGAGAGCGTTCACCTCCAGTAATCAATTCTAAAGGTAAAAGCCTCTTAGGCTATTCATAGGTCTATTCGAGTATTCCTGGGCAAATAGTTCTAAAACGCCTTTTATCAAACAGTTAGTCTGCACACCCATCCATACAACCACCACGGTCCACACTCGACCTCACAGACAATCTATCAAACATCTGTAGTCGCACACTTCCAGACCTCACTTTGCCTCAATAGAATAGGATCAGAACTTTTAGAATGTAGGAAGCAAACAAGCCGGGGTAAAACAGATCGAGGTGAATCTAAGAAAGACAAATTAGCTTCTTTCaatattttgtttgaaaaaaggttccAGCTTTTTCATTCAGACAGGATGAGATTGGTGTAATGCCCAGGAACTCCAAGCTAAATATAAACACAAAGAGACATAatatttacgtggttcggcaattTCCTACGTTCACGGGTGGTAGAGATTAATCAATATCACCAAAGAGATTACAAGAAAAAGTACAAACCCAAAACCCAGAACACACTCGGGGTCTCACAAATACAGAGTATTCTCTCACACACTCTGTTTACAAGTTCTCACACACTCACCCTGTTTACAAGCTCTCTAAAAACTTGGCTATCTTTTACATGCAGCAAACCATGCCTATTTATAGGCCTAACCAACCGAGAAGCATGCTAAGTATTTAATGCATACTGAAGACTTTTCCATGGCCATATCTTGTAGTTGATATGCGCAGGCCTTCCTGTCATCTTTACGCATGCCTTTCATTTCAACTAAAAGATTGCCTCTTGCAATCTTGCGAACTAATGTTCCGACATATCACAAGTGTCCAACTTTAAGTGTCACCTCATACCCCACAATACAAGTGATCAAATTATTGGATCACCCAAGATAAACAAAGTTGTAGATATAAACACTCAATTGGGCATGAGTCCTTAACAAGATTCATTAGTGTTTCAATTAATCACAACATCATATTCGTCAAATTTTATTCATGAAAATCACAAGGCAttgcatttttttaaattattttgtaatcaaacaAAATTGTTTTCACCCCACACTTAAATAATGCAATGTCCTCACTGCATAGACTTACGTGAAAAATATTATCAAGAAAAATTGCTGAGTTAGAGCGACACAACCTGACATCGAAGAGACTTGGGAACCAAATCCCGCTTGGACTTTCAGCACTGCACAGTCATTGAAAATTTTTCAATATCTTCATCGCCTGATCTTGGATTGACAAACCGTAAAATTCtgcagaaactagacatctgTAGCTTTCTGCTCATACATGGCACTTGTTCTGGTTCATCCCAAGCTGCTCCCAGAAAAATTTTCAATCCAATGCTTTTACACAGTTTTTTCAGCATTTGTTCCATCCATATTTTTCACTGGTGAAAACATAttagaataaaagaaaagaaaagaaaaatatatatacaaaaaatattaccggttgggttgcctcccaacaagcgctttatttaacgtctaggcaagACGTATCTCTGAGTGACTTTCTCCATGAACTTGGAAACATTCTTCCACATCATCCTCGGATTGTTTCAATTCATTCATCCTCCAAACTTTGCCGTCTTGAAAAGGATCATGCCATCTTGAATGCACCTTGCATGGAAACAGTTTGAGcctagagttgttcaaaatgacTTTTTGGCCGGGAGAGAACTCTTTTGATGCAATGGATAAGTCTTGGCAAAgctttgtcttcttcttgtcaATTTTCACAACCTCAAAAACTTCGACTCTAAAACACTCCCTTAAACTTAAACAGTTAAACTTGATGGATGATTAGCAGcttcaaataatttaaattcAATAGTCTGACTGTCACATCCCTTTTCGGGTGGGGTCGTAAGATAGAAAACACACATACAAAATTTGACGAACGTGGCGCAACATTGTAGTACAATGAGCGTCAATCTGcacacaaataaacaattgTCCTAAAGAGGACTCAAACAACACTAAGCCTCCAGAAAACTATGGTTTCATActatcaaataattaaagacCTCAATGGTCAATCGCAAAGAAAGTAGCAAAACATCCAACAAAATCATAATTCTAGACCTCGGTCGTCCATATCGCGGTGGAACCAAAATTGTCACTCCCCATTTCAAGTGGGGTCGTGAGATGAAAAACACACATACAAAATTAAACAGACATGATGCAACATTGTAGCACAATGAGCGACAACCTACACAGAAATCGACAATTGTCCTAAAGAGGACTCCAATGGCACTAAGCCTCCAGAAACATAATTCAATACTATCATAGTAATTAAAACCTTAATGGTCCACATCAAGCAGAAGCAACAAAACAACCCACTTAATCAGAATGCTAGCCCTCAGTGGTCAATATCGTAGCGGAAACAAATAACAGCTGAAGTCAAAGGTGACTGAGTAGTCATACATAAAGttcaacaatttaaaacatCTAACAATCCTAAATAAAGGTAAGGAAACAGACATCTAGTAAACACGGGCTACACCACACTGTCACGCCTCCGGCAGCCGATCGTAAATATTTTCCTGACCTGAGaggggaaaaggaaaagaaagaaaagaaggcatgagcgaaaggcctagtagggaaataaaaatagaatgatAAACAACAAGGTATAGAAATACAATACCAGAAGGAACCGTATTAGATTCGGGCCCCTATAAAGATTCAAAGCGCTCAAAGTGCCATAGAAATAAATATGGCACATAACATCAAGAACATGGATAAACGGTTACAAGGTACAATAccaatatgcatcaatgaatgcaatttacaacatatatatacatttaaaatattgtatatatttaaaataacaagtggaacaattgaggcacaccgaatgccgaagcactcgttgaccaagtgtatacaagtagacgtaaggtcacaatcacacacaagggaggatccatttaaggaaagtgtactcccaaacaacaaggatatccgAACACCTAAACCATtagtgggttgtacaccccacaccgaacaatgtgatataagaacaacacaaccaacaattgtccacaaaacttgggTCAATATATGTCATATTACAATACAGTCAAACATTTacaaatgatataatttttgtaTCATTACAAGAACTTACTTTAACAACAACAACTTactttaacaacaacaacagtacAATTGGGTTGTACCCAAAACAGTTTACAATACAATTTTCCAAAATCTCATCTTGCGGTCCAATAAACTCGGGATCCTCCTAGGAGTCTCACAATGTTCAGCCCGAAGCCCCGGCATCACTCCCAACCcctcatccattgaactccacaagggtgtaaaatatgcaaattattggttttgaataaatttacaattttcctctttaatgcattaaaagaatttgatgcagataaaagtatttatgcaatatctttgttacgaaaattcataataaaacaTGATGGATGCAAGATGGTCTAAACCCACAACAATGGCTTAGGCCACAACAACAAGTCcttggaggaagacaaagaataatagaggccaacaattattcatggacaacaatcaaacaattgtaggaacaaggaatttaagaattttggaagttcctacaatgattcaatacaaggcataaaataaattattaaagatATACAAGGAATTATTAAAGAAGGTGGTAGTTTCCCTACCTCTTATAGATACAAACTTCACCAGCTTAAGCAATAAGCGTTAAATACTATCCAATGAGGCAACCTAATGataaaataacatattatgacttaatttatcaagtctACATCAATTTAAGAAAACCCCCAATTTAGGTCAAGAACCCTAACATTGTAATCTAACAATTTCTAATCAAACTTATATCTATAGGGATAATAATTCTTACCCAGGTGTTAAGACCCTTGAAGAAGTCCCAAGTGGACAAACATAAAGGATTTATGGTGTCAAATCCCCTTTGTTTTAAACCCAAACAAGATCAAAGAAGTAGGTTCAACTTTCTTAACTTAGGAAAGACGAAGTAAATTAATTTTGTGAGTGGAACTAGGTGGCGGTAGTGGCTGGACGACTGACTGGAATTGGTTGGTCGGAGGTAATTGGGCGGTTAAGTCGTGATAGGTAGCGGTGGCTGCTGATGTTGGTAGAGAAGAAATAATAAAGAGAGGAGAAAGCATAACACCTGTTTTtgttgtgatatatatatatatatcataaagtGGATGATAATTATCTATATACTATTCACTTTTACACTTTATTGCCAAATGTCAATATGATGTACATGTGTAAGTAATATATGAAGGTAaaagatgtatatatattgtaaaaaGCTATTTTGCATgggatatgaatatatatataagagaaaaaacaaatacGCTGGTGAACACTTTTGATTGTATCTATATCTCATTCTATATATTTCATAATATGTTATCAGCACGAGGCTCTACCTGATCAAGATCCGTACGTAATCATTCCAATATTCAATATTGTTCTTCTAAGTGGTAAGTATAACTATCCTATTACTATCACGTCCAACCTCACAAAACTTGAGTTCTTGCCTCTTGATGTGTCTGGTGAAAATTACTTATCATGGTATGATGATGTTGAAACTCATTTTGTGGCTTCAAATCTTAGCAAGACTATTATAGATGGAAGTCATGAATCTCCCCAAGACCGGGCTAAGGCGCTAATCTTTCTACGCCGTCACCTTCATGAAGAATTGAAATCTGAATATCTTTCAATTAAAAATCCACTTGACTTGTGGAAGAATTTGAAGGAGCGATATGAGCACCAGAAGTGTGTAATCCTCCTAAATACTCAGTTTCAATGGACTAATATGAGATTACAAGATTTCAAAACTGTTCGTGAATACAATTATGCTATGTTTAGAATCACTACACGGCTGAAATTGTACGGTATTACTATTACAGAAAATGATATGTTGAAAAAAACATATACTACTTTTCATCCTTCAAATATGCTCCTGATGCAGCAATATCGAGGAAAACAGTTTACTAAATATGCAGAATTGATTTCATGTCTTCTGTTGACAGAACAGAATAATGAACTTCTATTGAAAAATCACCAGTCACGTCCTACTGAAGCTGTTCCGTTCCCTGAAGCGAACACAGTTATGTACAATGGATGTGGAAGTGGACGTGGACGTGGAGGTAGACGTGGACGAGGTAGAAGCCATTGGCATTATCATTATGATTGTGGGAATTTTTCTAATACCCACAATGCGCTAAACCACCAaaagaaatttgataaatttgaatCAAAGCAATCAAATCCTAAAGATTTACCAAATAAGTTCCAGAAGGACAAGGAAGATATATGTTATAAATGTGGTGGTTCGGGCATTGGTCACGTACTTGTCGTACACCTCaacatttgattaaactttatCAGGAGTCAATCAAAGGGAAAGGTAAAATGGTGGAATCCAATTTTGCAGGCAAGATGGTGGAATCCAATTGTGCATACTTTAATAATGAAAATGAGTTAAATGATTTAACTCATCTTGATATGGCTTATTTCTTTGATAACGCTGAGGAGAATGTTGACCTTCTAGTTGGGGATGGATCTATGCAGATGGATTGAAGTTACTTtgtttaaagtttaaattttCTGTATTTCatgtaaatattataataatgtTAAATAAGTCTTAAAGCATAAAGCTTGTACATACAAAATATGTAAATAATAGTTGTGTAATTATCTTTCATCTTTATATGAACATATTAAATAATATACGtgatattttcatattttagaaTCATGGATCTCACCACTACATTGGATGATAGCATTTTGAGTAATGAAGATGGATGTTTAATAGATAGTGCAACCACTCACACTATccttcaacatgaaaaatatttcttaCAATTAACATTTCTTGAAGCAGATGTTAACACCATCTGAGGCACTTCTAAATTATATTGAAGAGGCATTATATTCCCCCAGATCAAAAGGAATTTGCTCAGTTTTAAAGATATTCACCGAAATAGATATCACATTGAGTCTAATAGGGAAAACAATATAGATTATCTATATATTACTTCAACTGTCTTAGGCCAGAAGCTCATGATAGAAAAGTGTGCATCTTTATCTTCTTGTTTATATTATATAAGTATAAAATGGATTGAAACACATACTGTAGCCTACCAGAAGTGGCAACAAAAGTATTTTGATCCGAAGAAATCTATACTATGGCATGATCGTCTCGGTCATTCAGGTTCCACTATGATACGTAgaataattgaaaatacaaGTGGACACCCACTACAAAACCAGAAGTTTTATATACCTAATGACTATACATGTGTTGTTTGttcaaaaggaaaattaattaTGAGACCAGCCAACCTGAAGATTGGCATGGAAACTCC includes the following:
- the LOC119987805 gene encoding uncharacterized protein LOC119987805; the encoded protein is MKHEALPDQDPYVIIPIFNIVLLSGKYNYPITITSNLTKLEFLPLDVSGENYLSWYDDVETHFVASNLSKTIIDGSHESPQDRAKALIFLRRHLHEELKSEYLSIKNPLDLWKNLKERYEHQKCVILLNTQFQWTNMRLQDFKTVREYNYAMFRITTRLKLYGITITENDMLKKTYTTFHPSNMLLMQQYRGKQFTKYAELISCLLLTEQNNELLLKNHQSRPTEAVPFPEANTVMYNGCGSGRGRGGRRGRGRSHWHYHYDCGNFSNTHNALNHQKKFDKFESKQSNPKDLPNKFQKDKEDICYKCGGSGIGHESIKGKGKMVESNFAGKMVESNCAYFNNENELNDLTHLDMAYFFDNAEENVDLLVGDGSMQMD